In Opisthocomus hoazin isolate bOpiHoa1 chromosome 3, bOpiHoa1.hap1, whole genome shotgun sequence, a genomic segment contains:
- the IRX4 gene encoding iroquois-class homeodomain protein IRX-4: MSYPQFGYPYSSAPQFLMSANSLTPCCESGGRTLPETGGAASAQTPVYCPVYESRLLATARHDLNPAAAALGVYGGPYAGPQGYGNYVTYGTEAPAFYSLNSLEAKDGSGSAHAGIAPAAAYYPYDHTLSQYQYDRYGTMDGGTRRKNATRETTSTLKAWLQEHRKNPYPTKGEKIMLAIITKMTLTQVSTWFANARRRLKKENKMTWPPRNKCSDEKRPYEEEEEEEEGSQGEAMKSGKAEEPTGKEEKELELSDLEDLDAAESESSECELRRPFPHPLPHPGGSHPLRAAETPARMPPAAGEEEEEEGEEEEEEEAAAERARSCLTTAAEQRGPDPLGPRQRGCGSKMCFQPGQQPLEAKPRIWSLAHTATSLSQAEYPSCMLKRPGGPPAAAAAPPAPLGLTDRQQDSPVTSLRNWVDGVFHDPLFRHGTLSQALSNTTVSWAATKGAILETTGALGRAVGTGAGALKGQLSSLAHHDPNKELLAFPKAGGKMFCS; this comes from the exons ATGTCCTACCCCCAGTTTGGCTACCCCTACTCCTCCGCACCCCAG TTCCTGATGAGCGCCAACTCCCTGACGCCCTGCTGCGAGTCCGGCGGCCGGACCCTGCCCGAGACCGGGGGGGCCGCCTCCGCCCAGACCCCCGTCTACTGCCCGGTCTACGAGAGCCGCCTCCTCGCCACCGCCCGCCACGACCtcaaccccgccgccgccgccctgggGGTCTACGGCGGCCCCTACGCCGGCCCGCAGGGCTACGGAAACTACGTGACCTACGGCACCGAGGCCCCCGCCTTCTACTCCTTG AACAGTTTGGAGGCGAAGGACGGGAGCGGGTCTGCGCATGCGGGCATCGCCCCGGCGGCTGCCTACTACCCCTACGATCACACCCTCAGCCAGTACCAGTACGACAG GTACGGCACGATGGACGGCGGGACTCGGAGGAAAAACGCCACCCGGGAGACGACCAGCACGCTGAAGGCCTGGCTGCAGGAGCACCGCAAGAACCCCTACCCCACCAAGGGCGAGAAGATCATGCTGGCCATCATCACCAAGATGACCCTCACCCAGGTCTCCACCTGGTTCGCCAACGCCCGCCGGCGGCTCAAGAAGGAGAACAAGATGACCTGGCCCCCGCGGAACAAGTGCTCGGACGAGAAGCGGCCctacgaggaagaggaggaggaggaggagggctcgCAGGGAGAGGCGATGAAGAGCGGGAAAGCCGAGG AGCCCACGggcaaggaggagaaggagctggAGCTCAGCGACCTGGAGGACCTGGACGCCGCCGAGTCGGAGAGCTCCGAGTGCGAGCTGCGGCGGCCCTTCCCGCACCCGCTCCCGCACCCGGGGGGCAGCCACCCGCTCCGGGCCGCCGAGACCCCCGCCAGGATGCCCCCGGccgccggggaggaggaggaggaggaaggggaggaggaggaggaggaggaggcggcggcggagcgggcacGGAGCTGCCTGACGACGGCGGCGGAGCAGCGCGGCCCCGACCCGCTCGGCCCCCGGCAGCGCGGCTGCGGGTCCAAGATGTGCTTCCAGCCGGGGCAGCAGCCGCTGGAGGCGAAGCCCAGGATTTGGTCCCTGGCGCACACGGCCACCTCCCTCAGCCAGGCCGAGTACCCCTCCTGCATGCTGAAACGGCCGGGGGGcccccctgccgccgccgccgcaccccccgccccgctcggcctcacggacaggcagcaggattcGCCGGTCACCAGCCTCAGGAACTGGGTGGACGGGGTCTTTCACGACCCCCTGTTCAGGCACGGCACTTTGAGCCAAGCCCTGAGCAACACGACGGTTTCCTGGGCCGCCACCAAAGGGGCCATACTGGAGACGACGGGGGCCTTGGGACGCGCGGTAGGGACCGGCGCCGGCGCGCTGaaggggcagctctccagcctggcccaCCACGACCCCAACAAAGAGCTCCTGGCGTTTCCCAAAGCCGGGGGCAAGATGTTTTGCTCCTAA